In one window of Burkholderia cenocepacia DNA:
- a CDS encoding mechanosensitive ion channel family protein — MIDLATAQQFLMTRGLDFGLNLLAAIVLWFVGRWAIRIGTRLLGKVVRRSGKVDPTLTDYLTSVVGVLLTILLILAILQIFGVQTTSFAALLAGLGLAIGTAWGGLLAHFAAGVFMQVLRPFKIGDVISAGGVTGTVKELGLFGTTIITADNIVTIVGNNKIFSDNIANYSATPHRRVDLTAKIAHSVDAADAINRLKTQIQQIPNVLTTPAPDVGVLQFTPEGPLLFVRPSTAPEHYWQVYCDTNRVILETFRDAQYPTPETPVSHRTA, encoded by the coding sequence ATGATCGATCTCGCCACCGCCCAGCAATTCCTGATGACCCGCGGCCTCGACTTCGGCCTCAACCTCCTCGCCGCGATCGTCTTGTGGTTCGTCGGCCGCTGGGCGATCCGCATCGGTACCCGCCTGCTCGGCAAGGTCGTTCGCCGCAGCGGCAAGGTCGACCCGACGCTCACCGACTACCTGACTTCCGTCGTCGGCGTGCTGCTGACGATCCTGCTGATCCTCGCGATCCTGCAGATCTTCGGCGTGCAGACCACCTCGTTCGCCGCGTTGCTCGCCGGCCTCGGCCTAGCGATCGGCACGGCCTGGGGCGGCCTGCTCGCGCATTTCGCCGCCGGCGTGTTCATGCAGGTGCTGCGCCCGTTCAAGATCGGCGACGTGATCAGCGCGGGCGGCGTCACGGGCACGGTGAAGGAGCTCGGCCTGTTCGGCACGACGATCATCACCGCCGACAACATCGTGACGATCGTCGGCAACAACAAGATCTTCTCGGACAACATCGCGAACTACAGCGCGACGCCGCATCGCCGCGTCGACCTGACCGCGAAGATCGCGCACAGCGTCGACGCGGCCGATGCGATCAACCGCCTGAAGACGCAGATCCAGCAGATCCCGAACGTACTGACCACCCCGGCACCGGACGTCGGCGTGCTGCAGTTCACGCCGGAAGGCCCGCTGCTGTTCGTGCGCCCGTCCACGGCGCCCGAGCACTACTGGCAGGTGTACTGCGACACCAACCGCGTGATCCTCGAGACGTTCCGCGACGCGCAATACCCGACGCCCGAAACTCCGGTCTCGCATCGCACTGCGTAA
- a CDS encoding mannose-1-phosphate guanylyltransferase/mannose-6-phosphate isomerase, producing MTIYPVILCGGSGTRLWPMSRGGYPKQYLKLTGDQTLVQQTAVRLQHIPSAAAPIIVTNNDQRFLVAEQLRQVNITPSSIVLEPVGRNTAPAIAIAALLALHESPDALLLVLPSDHVILNEPAFIAAATEAAAIAADQHLVTFGITPTEAHTGFGYIRRGPAIADGKQVYKVDAFVEKPDAPTAERFLSDGNYYWNSGMFMLKASTYMEELHRHAPEIARQAELAFESAKRDNDFLRLDTEAFAACPNVSIDYAVMEKTERAAVVAAADLGWNDIGSWSALADIAAADEQGNALIGDIFTDAVKNSYIRAEHRMVAAIGLDNIVIVETADAVLVAHRDKAQDVKKIVEWLNASGRHESVTHRRVIRPWGSYEGIDQGDRFQVKRIIVNPGAQLSLQMHHHRAEHWIVVKGTALVTNGDKEIMLTENQSTYIPLGATHRLTNPGKIPLELIEVQSGAYLGEDDIVRFEDTYGRAAK from the coding sequence ATGACAATCTACCCGGTAATTCTTTGCGGCGGCAGCGGCACCCGCCTTTGGCCCATGTCGCGCGGCGGCTATCCGAAGCAATACTTGAAACTGACAGGCGACCAGACCCTCGTCCAGCAGACGGCTGTCCGCCTTCAGCACATCCCGAGCGCCGCAGCCCCCATCATCGTCACCAACAACGATCAGCGCTTCCTGGTCGCGGAACAACTCCGCCAAGTCAACATCACGCCGTCATCGATCGTGCTCGAGCCGGTAGGCCGCAACACCGCGCCCGCGATCGCGATCGCCGCGCTGCTCGCCCTGCACGAATCGCCTGACGCACTGCTGCTGGTGCTGCCGTCGGATCACGTCATCCTCAACGAGCCCGCATTCATCGCCGCAGCCACAGAGGCAGCGGCGATCGCAGCAGACCAGCACCTCGTCACGTTCGGCATCACGCCAACGGAAGCGCACACCGGCTTCGGCTATATTCGCCGTGGCCCGGCCATCGCAGACGGCAAGCAGGTCTACAAGGTCGACGCATTCGTCGAAAAGCCCGACGCGCCGACGGCCGAACGCTTCCTCAGCGACGGCAACTACTACTGGAACAGCGGCATGTTCATGCTGAAGGCGTCCACGTACATGGAAGAGCTGCATCGCCATGCACCGGAAATCGCCCGTCAGGCAGAACTCGCGTTCGAATCCGCCAAGCGCGACAACGACTTTCTCCGTCTCGACACCGAAGCATTCGCAGCGTGCCCGAACGTCTCGATCGACTACGCGGTGATGGAAAAGACCGAGCGCGCAGCCGTCGTCGCGGCGGCCGATCTCGGCTGGAACGACATCGGGTCGTGGAGCGCGCTTGCGGACATCGCGGCCGCCGACGAACAGGGCAACGCACTCATCGGCGACATCTTCACCGACGCGGTGAAGAACTCGTATATCCGCGCGGAACACCGGATGGTTGCCGCGATCGGCCTCGACAACATCGTGATCGTGGAAACCGCCGACGCCGTGCTGGTCGCGCATCGCGACAAGGCCCAGGACGTCAAGAAAATCGTCGAATGGCTGAACGCGTCCGGCCGCCACGAATCGGTCACGCACCGCCGTGTCATCCGCCCGTGGGGTTCGTACGAAGGCATCGACCAGGGCGACCGCTTCCAGGTCAAGCGCATCATCGTGAACCCGGGCGCACAGTTGAGCCTGCAGATGCACCACCACCGCGCCGAGCACTGGATCGTCGTGAAAGGCACGGCACTGGTCACGAACGGCGACAAGGAAATCATGCTGACCGAGAACCAGTCGACCTACATCCCGCTCGGCGCGACCCATCGGCTGACGAACCCCGGCAAGATCCCGCTCGAACTGATCGAAGTCCAGTCGGGCGCGTATCTCGGCGAAGACGACATCGTCCGCTTCGAAGACACCTACGGACGCGCAGCGAAGTAA
- a CDS encoding DedA family protein, whose protein sequence is MDTLLHFVNLVLHIDAFLGDFIRQYGAWVYLVLFLIVFCETGLVVFPFLPGDSLLFIGGAFAATGEMNVGLLIVLLLVAAISGNTVNYLIGRWVGPKVFNTHIPVLERFLDRAALQKTHSFYDKHGGKTIVLARFIPVVRTFAPFVAGASSMSVARFQLFNVIGALVWVLLLVLLGYFFGNIPFIRQYLNVIVLVGIGAAIVPVALGAVWKLVRRKQSDNVPKAGGR, encoded by the coding sequence TTGGATACGCTGCTTCATTTCGTCAACCTTGTCCTGCATATCGACGCTTTCCTCGGCGATTTCATCCGGCAGTACGGCGCGTGGGTCTATCTCGTCCTGTTCCTGATCGTGTTCTGCGAGACGGGGCTCGTCGTGTTCCCGTTCCTGCCCGGCGATTCGCTGCTGTTCATCGGCGGCGCGTTCGCGGCCACGGGCGAAATGAACGTCGGCCTGCTGATCGTGCTGCTGCTCGTCGCGGCGATTTCCGGCAACACCGTGAACTACCTGATCGGCCGCTGGGTCGGCCCGAAGGTGTTCAATACGCATATCCCGGTGCTCGAGCGGTTCCTCGATCGCGCCGCATTGCAGAAGACCCACTCGTTCTACGACAAGCACGGCGGCAAGACGATCGTGCTCGCGCGCTTCATCCCGGTCGTGCGCACGTTCGCGCCGTTCGTCGCGGGCGCGTCGTCGATGAGCGTCGCGCGCTTCCAGTTGTTCAACGTGATTGGCGCGCTGGTGTGGGTGCTGCTGCTCGTGCTGCTCGGCTATTTCTTCGGCAACATTCCGTTCATTCGCCAGTACCTGAATGTCATCGTGCTGGTCGGGATCGGCGCGGCGATCGTGCCGGTCGCGCTCGGCGCGGTGTGGAAGCTGGTGCGCCGGAAGCAGTCGGATAATGTGCCGAAGGCGGGTGGGCGCTGA
- the mutL gene encoding DNA mismatch repair endonuclease MutL codes for MSDITETAAGAAPAPAARPLRAIQPLPDQLISQIAAGEVVERPASVVKELLENAMDAGATTLRIVLEEGGVKRISITDDGCGIPPDELALALMRHATSKIRSLEELEAVATLGFRGEALASIASVAEMSITSRTADAAHAMKIDAQTGVLSPAAGSIGTTIEVRELYFNTPARRKFLKSEQTEFGHCLEMIRRAALARPDVAISVLHNGKAVEHWNATEPAQRVAKILGDSFATAHLPLDEQAGPLAVYGCAGLPTASRGRADQQYFFVNGRFVRDKLLTHAVRAAYEDVLHGDRYPSYVLFLDLPPEAVDVNVHPSKIEVRFRDSRSIHQYVFHAVQRALARHAGASPETTAGGHAAHLEPAPRGPASFLDTPLGQSPGGAGGIGGSGGSGFSSPSSSSSAGNTWMRQARMTQGTLPVAQPLALYDALFGRKDSGAGTPDGTTLIARDAADSTDAPVAPLPGFAATPLAAGAHDEQPLGFALGQIHGIYVLAQNAYGLVIVDMHAAHERILYEQFKNALADRTVAVQSLLLPISMTATPVEIGTVEEERDTLESLGFDLAVLSPTTLAIRAVPALLKDADLQSLARAVLADLHAFGGSRVLTERQHELLGTLACHHAVRANRRLTLDEMNALLRQMEATERADQCNHGRPTWYQLTLNDLDRLFMRGQ; via the coding sequence ATGTCCGATATCACCGAAACGGCCGCGGGCGCCGCGCCCGCCCCCGCCGCGCGCCCGCTGCGCGCGATTCAGCCCCTGCCCGACCAGCTGATCAGCCAGATCGCCGCCGGCGAGGTCGTCGAACGCCCGGCGTCGGTCGTCAAGGAGCTGCTCGAGAACGCGATGGACGCCGGCGCGACGACGCTGCGCATCGTGCTGGAAGAAGGCGGCGTCAAGCGCATCTCGATCACCGACGACGGCTGCGGGATTCCGCCCGACGAACTGGCGCTCGCGCTGATGCGCCACGCGACCAGCAAGATCCGCTCGCTCGAGGAGCTGGAGGCGGTCGCGACGCTGGGTTTTCGCGGTGAAGCGCTCGCGTCGATCGCGTCGGTCGCCGAGATGTCGATCACGAGCCGGACGGCCGATGCCGCGCATGCGATGAAGATCGATGCGCAGACGGGCGTGCTGTCGCCCGCTGCCGGCTCGATCGGCACGACGATCGAGGTGCGCGAGCTGTACTTCAACACGCCCGCGCGGCGCAAGTTCCTGAAGAGCGAGCAGACCGAATTCGGCCACTGCCTGGAAATGATCCGTCGCGCGGCGCTCGCACGGCCGGACGTCGCGATCTCGGTGCTGCACAACGGCAAGGCCGTCGAGCACTGGAATGCGACCGAGCCCGCGCAGCGCGTCGCGAAGATCCTCGGCGACAGCTTCGCGACCGCGCACCTGCCGCTCGACGAGCAGGCCGGCCCACTCGCCGTCTACGGCTGCGCCGGCCTGCCGACCGCGAGCCGCGGGCGCGCCGACCAGCAGTATTTCTTCGTGAACGGGCGCTTCGTGCGCGACAAGCTGCTGACGCACGCTGTGCGCGCGGCCTATGAGGACGTGCTGCACGGCGACCGTTACCCGTCATACGTGCTGTTCCTCGACCTGCCGCCCGAAGCCGTCGACGTGAACGTGCATCCGTCGAAGATCGAAGTGCGGTTCCGCGATTCGCGCTCGATCCACCAGTACGTGTTCCACGCGGTCCAGCGCGCGCTCGCGCGCCACGCGGGCGCGTCGCCGGAAACCACCGCGGGCGGCCATGCCGCGCATCTCGAACCGGCCCCGCGCGGGCCGGCGTCGTTCCTCGACACGCCGCTCGGTCAGAGTCCGGGCGGCGCCGGCGGCATTGGCGGTAGCGGCGGCAGCGGCTTCTCGTCGCCATCGTCTTCATCGTCGGCGGGCAACACGTGGATGCGCCAGGCGCGGATGACGCAGGGCACGCTGCCCGTCGCGCAGCCGCTCGCGCTCTACGACGCGCTGTTCGGCCGCAAGGACAGCGGCGCGGGCACGCCGGACGGCACGACGCTCATCGCGCGCGATGCGGCCGATTCCACCGACGCCCCGGTCGCGCCGCTGCCGGGCTTCGCCGCGACGCCGCTCGCCGCCGGCGCGCACGACGAGCAGCCGCTCGGCTTCGCGCTCGGCCAGATCCACGGCATCTACGTGCTCGCGCAGAATGCGTACGGGCTCGTGATCGTCGACATGCACGCGGCCCACGAGCGAATCCTGTACGAGCAGTTCAAGAACGCGCTCGCCGACCGCACGGTCGCCGTGCAGTCGCTGCTGCTGCCGATCTCGATGACGGCCACGCCGGTCGAGATCGGCACGGTCGAGGAAGAGCGCGACACGCTCGAATCGCTCGGCTTCGACCTCGCGGTGCTGTCGCCGACGACGCTCGCGATCCGCGCGGTGCCGGCGCTGCTGAAGGATGCCGACCTGCAGTCGCTCGCGCGCGCGGTGCTCGCCGACCTGCACGCGTTCGGCGGCTCGCGGGTGCTCACCGAGCGCCAGCACGAACTGCTCGGCACGCTCGCGTGCCATCACGCGGTGCGCGCGAACCGGCGCCTGACGCTCGACGAGATGAACGCGCTGCTGCGCCAGATGGAGGCAACCGAGCGCGCGGACCAGTGCAATCACGGCCGGCCGACCTGGTATCAGCTCACGCTGAACGATCTCGACCGTCTCTTCATGCGCGGGCAATGA
- a CDS encoding glycosyltransferase family 4 protein: MPTILLDVTRLVDRLYSGLVPTGIDRVGLAYIERYGASARAVLSERGFVTILNERDSQRVFSWLMITNRNRSAIRKLIARAVLQRPWEKPVTDGVLLHTSHSGLEYRRYYESMKRRQIRTVFMVHDLIPLTHPEYCRPGVDAIHRRRMHTAFAHADGLIANSQATLTSMAIEADHTGILLPASVVAPLATGFARSTTPTAPPLGSPYFVMLGTIEPRKNHWFMLHLWRQLTEKFGTATPKLVVIGRRGWECENVVDMLDRCNSLRHTVVEENNCSDEKLDQWLQHARALLFPSFVEGYGMPLAEALAARVPVIASDLPVFREIAEDIPDYLDPLDGPGWISRIESYSRDDSADRNAQLDRIQRFREPTWADHFCSVDSLIKALRQ; this comes from the coding sequence GTGCCGACGATTCTCCTGGACGTCACGCGCCTCGTCGACCGGCTTTACTCCGGTCTCGTCCCCACCGGGATCGACCGGGTTGGTCTCGCCTATATCGAACGATACGGAGCAAGCGCTCGAGCCGTTCTGAGCGAGCGAGGATTCGTCACCATCCTAAATGAAAGGGATTCGCAACGCGTATTTTCGTGGCTGATGATTACGAATCGCAATCGGAGTGCTATCCGCAAGCTGATCGCTCGCGCAGTGCTACAACGCCCATGGGAAAAGCCTGTGACCGATGGCGTCCTGTTGCACACCAGCCACAGCGGCCTAGAATACCGGCGTTATTACGAATCGATGAAAAGACGTCAAATTCGTACGGTGTTTATGGTGCACGATCTCATTCCGCTTACGCACCCCGAATACTGCCGGCCAGGTGTCGATGCCATTCATCGGCGACGCATGCACACTGCCTTCGCCCATGCTGACGGACTCATCGCCAACTCCCAGGCCACATTGACGTCTATGGCCATCGAAGCGGATCATACGGGAATCCTTCTTCCTGCCAGTGTCGTTGCACCTCTCGCGACGGGATTCGCGCGCAGCACCACGCCGACCGCACCGCCTCTGGGCAGCCCGTATTTCGTCATGCTCGGCACCATCGAGCCGCGCAAGAACCATTGGTTCATGCTGCATCTGTGGCGCCAACTTACGGAAAAATTCGGAACCGCCACACCAAAGCTCGTTGTGATCGGACGGAGGGGCTGGGAATGCGAAAACGTAGTCGACATGCTTGATCGTTGCAATTCGCTTCGTCACACAGTCGTGGAAGAAAATAACTGTTCCGACGAGAAACTCGATCAATGGCTGCAACACGCACGGGCACTCCTATTCCCGTCGTTCGTCGAAGGGTACGGAATGCCGTTGGCTGAAGCGCTGGCTGCGCGCGTGCCGGTCATCGCCAGCGATCTTCCGGTATTTCGTGAAATCGCCGAGGATATCCCGGACTATCTCGACCCGCTCGACGGCCCCGGGTGGATCTCTCGCATCGAATCATATAGCCGCGACGACAGCGCCGACCGGAACGCCCAGCTCGATCGAATCCAGCGATTCCGTGAACCGACTTGGGCCGACCATTTCTGCAGCGTCGACAGCTTGATCAAGGCACTGCGTCAATGA
- the miaA gene encoding tRNA (adenosine(37)-N6)-dimethylallyltransferase MiaA, whose product MSASSQSRPTTIACLLGPTASGKTAAALALAARRPIEIVSVDSALVYRDMDIGTAKPSREERASVPHHLIDIIDPADAYSAAEFRADTLRLIGEIVARGCTPLLAGGTMLYYKALTQGLNDLPGADPEVRAALDADAARDGWPALHARLAQVDPDTAARLAPNDSQRIQRALEIFMLSGQPMSALLAAPRRTDDAAAAYRFVPVALEPSDRAVLHARIAQRFDAMLDAGFIDEVERLRRRDDLHPDLPSMRCVGYRQAWEFLDGDSDYRTMRDKGIFATRQLCKRQITWLRAMPERIVVDCIAPDSTARALDALERVLDGRTPD is encoded by the coding sequence ATGAGCGCTTCCTCGCAGTCCCGCCCGACGACGATCGCCTGCCTGCTCGGCCCCACCGCTTCCGGCAAGACCGCGGCGGCGCTGGCGCTCGCCGCGCGCCGCCCGATCGAGATCGTCAGCGTCGATTCGGCGCTCGTCTACCGCGACATGGATATCGGCACCGCGAAACCGTCGCGCGAGGAACGCGCGAGCGTGCCGCATCACCTGATCGACATCATCGACCCGGCGGACGCGTATTCGGCCGCGGAATTCCGCGCCGACACGCTCCGGCTGATCGGCGAGATCGTCGCGCGCGGCTGCACGCCGTTGCTCGCGGGCGGCACGATGCTGTACTACAAGGCGCTGACGCAAGGGCTCAACGACTTGCCGGGCGCCGACCCGGAGGTCCGCGCGGCACTCGACGCCGACGCCGCGCGCGACGGCTGGCCCGCGCTGCACGCGCGGCTCGCGCAGGTCGATCCCGACACGGCCGCGCGGCTCGCGCCGAACGATTCGCAGCGAATCCAGCGTGCACTGGAAATCTTCATGCTGAGCGGACAACCGATGTCGGCGCTGCTCGCCGCGCCGCGCCGCACCGACGATGCGGCCGCAGCGTATCGCTTCGTGCCGGTCGCGCTCGAGCCGTCGGACCGCGCGGTACTGCACGCGCGGATCGCGCAGCGCTTCGACGCGATGCTCGACGCGGGCTTCATCGACGAAGTCGAACGGCTGCGGCGCCGCGACGATCTCCATCCCGACCTGCCGTCGATGCGTTGCGTCGGCTACCGCCAGGCATGGGAATTCCTCGACGGCGATAGCGACTACCGGACGATGCGCGACAAGGGCATCTTCGCGACACGCCAGCTGTGCAAGCGCCAGATCACGTGGCTGCGGGCGATGCCGGAGCGGATCGTGGTCGACTGCATCGCGCCGGATTCGACGGCCCGCGCGCTCGACGCGCTCGAACGCGTGCTCGACGGCCGCACGCCGGACTAA
- a CDS encoding capsular biosynthesis protein translates to MLIIDERIVSAQGEKSPRRNDPAVFRRMVATARANHRDADIRFLRSKDLAHGDWLSAITDATLPVMGASTLPFPMLPKVDHIYTLGAIEGLFGLLTGASVHVYGEPFYAGWGLTQDESTFPGHRARPTLVEFFDAVFLRHCSYLDPVTHEQGRFDQLLTHLELQRAVRSRFADLTCLAGFRFQWWKRPFATPFLVAGGGVLRWTARPDIHDATEYAVLWGARNAKELSPKTRHVRIEDGFIHSDGLGSDMSPPASQVIDKRGIYFDASQPSDLSELLNTAEFSAAELVRAKSLRASIVSAGISKYNLGRRLPSWRPPPGTTVVLVPGQVADDASIKLGTVHIRDVETLLQAVRHARPSAFIVYKPHPDVLSGNRKGLVHAAQLADIVDTDSDLLSLIDIADEVHTMSSLAGFDALLRDKSVFTYGMPFYAGWGLTQDHLPIPWRRRTLTLDMLVAGTFIRYPIYWDWKLRLYTTPEAAIHRLAAPAARPLTDIGRNRSRPIRKIFRWIRNASSHFAWRLRMNRHPDFRHSIDAALSVATIDSIGQHEQRHS, encoded by the coding sequence GTGCTGATCATCGACGAGCGCATTGTTTCGGCGCAAGGTGAGAAATCGCCACGTCGAAACGATCCGGCGGTTTTCAGGCGCATGGTCGCGACGGCTCGCGCGAATCATCGTGATGCAGACATCCGCTTTCTTCGGTCCAAGGACCTCGCGCACGGTGACTGGTTGTCGGCAATAACCGATGCCACGCTTCCGGTCATGGGCGCGAGTACGCTGCCCTTCCCCATGCTTCCCAAGGTCGATCACATTTATACATTGGGGGCGATCGAAGGCTTGTTTGGCTTGCTGACAGGCGCGTCTGTGCATGTTTACGGCGAGCCGTTCTACGCAGGATGGGGACTGACGCAAGACGAAAGCACCTTTCCCGGGCATCGTGCACGACCCACACTCGTCGAATTTTTCGATGCCGTCTTTCTCCGTCATTGCAGCTACCTCGATCCTGTGACACATGAGCAGGGACGTTTCGACCAGTTGCTGACGCATCTGGAGCTACAGCGCGCTGTTCGCTCGCGCTTCGCGGATCTCACGTGTCTCGCAGGTTTCCGATTTCAATGGTGGAAACGCCCATTTGCGACACCGTTCCTTGTCGCGGGTGGTGGCGTGTTGCGGTGGACGGCCAGACCAGACATCCACGATGCGACGGAATACGCAGTTCTATGGGGGGCGAGAAATGCCAAGGAACTTTCACCCAAGACACGCCACGTCAGAATCGAGGACGGCTTCATACATTCCGACGGCCTCGGTTCGGACATGTCACCTCCGGCAAGCCAGGTGATTGACAAACGCGGCATCTACTTCGACGCGAGCCAGCCCAGTGACCTCAGCGAGTTGCTGAACACAGCCGAATTCTCAGCGGCGGAGTTGGTGCGAGCGAAAAGCTTGCGCGCAAGCATCGTCTCCGCCGGTATCAGTAAATACAATCTCGGACGACGACTGCCGTCGTGGCGTCCCCCTCCCGGCACAACCGTCGTGCTCGTGCCCGGACAGGTAGCAGATGACGCCTCAATCAAACTAGGTACCGTCCATATACGCGATGTCGAAACGCTGCTTCAAGCAGTACGCCACGCTCGGCCATCAGCGTTCATCGTCTACAAACCGCACCCTGATGTCCTATCCGGCAACAGAAAGGGACTCGTTCACGCAGCGCAGCTTGCTGACATCGTCGACACTGACTCTGACCTGCTGTCGCTCATCGATATCGCTGACGAAGTGCATACGATGTCGTCGCTGGCGGGTTTTGACGCGCTCCTGCGGGATAAAAGTGTTTTTACCTATGGAATGCCGTTTTACGCGGGTTGGGGACTGACTCAAGACCATCTGCCAATTCCGTGGCGCCGCCGGACACTCACGCTCGACATGCTGGTTGCCGGAACGTTCATCCGCTATCCGATCTACTGGGACTGGAAACTTCGCCTATATACTACGCCGGAAGCTGCGATTCATCGGCTGGCGGCGCCAGCGGCCCGCCCCCTGACCGATATCGGGCGCAATCGATCGCGTCCGATACGCAAGATTTTCCGCTGGATCCGCAATGCGTCCAGCCATTTTGCCTGGCGTCTCCGAATGAATCGACACCCCGATTTCCGACATTCGATCGACGCCGCACTGTCTGTTGCGACCATCGACTCCATCGGACAGCATGAACAACGACATTCGTGA